Sequence from the Methanobacterium alkalithermotolerans genome:
GTTCTTTTAATATTATGTCCAGGTGATTGGGATTGAAAACATCCATTACAATAATAATTAGATCGGCATTACGGGATACTGATAAAATTTCCCGGCCCCTTCCTTTACCTCCCGCAGCCCCGGTGATTATTCCAGGTATATCAAAAATTTGAATTTGTGCACCTTTGTATTCCATGACTCCTGGAATAATATCCAGTGTGGTGAACTGATAGGACCCTACCTTTGATTCAGCATTGGTAATTTCATTTAATAAAGTGGATTTACCAACTGAAGGAAAACCTACCAGAACTACGGTGGAATCTCCTGCTTTTTTAACATGAAATCCTTTTCCTTTACCTGAGGAACCCTTCCTCTGCAATGATTCTTCCTTTAGTTTAGCCATCTTGGCCTTTAATTTGCCTATGTGGTGGGATGTAGCCTTGTTATAAGGCGTTTTTTGAATCTCATCCTCAATTTTCTTTATTTTTTCGTCAATGTCCATAAAACTCACTGAAAATAGCCTGAAACATAAAAATAGATTAAATATTATCTAATATACAACAATATGTTTATTAAAGACTATTATTAATCTTTTCCTATTCATTCAATGTAATATTTTTATAGGGATAAATATAATAATTTATTTGAGGCGATAATATGATTGTGCGGGATGTGATGATAACCAATATGGATACCATAGATGAAAATGAAAGCCTGGAAGAAGTCCTTAAGAATGCAGTAGAGGATGGAAAGGGTAGCTTTGTGGTAACCAAAGAAGGTATGAAGTCGGGAATTGTAACCACCTGGGATGTACTGGAGGCCATTGCCCAGGGTGATGATTTAAGTGAAGTCAAGGCATGGGAAGTAATGGAAAGGGATTTGGTAACCATATCGCCATCAGCAACGGTGAAAGAGGCTGCTCATCAAATGGTCAATCATGTGGTTTGGAGGCTTCTGGTAGAAGAAAAAGATGAAATTATTGGCATGGTCAGTGCCACAGACATATTTCGGGTAAAAATGGCAAAAAGATATTAAGTATTCTCCTCTCTATTATTCTCTCATCTAGATTAGCTATTAGCTTTGAAATAAGTTATAAATTTTAAAAAGAATCCGTTTTTTAAGTATAGTGATATTTTAAGAAAACAGCTTATATTCTATTTTTAATTGCTGGGGAGTATTTCCCGAATAATTGGCATATTCTATTTTTAATTGAATTATATCCGGTTATGTTTCCTTCTAATTATTTAAAAATTAATATTTAAATTTAAAAAAAAATTTCGGGGTAGAGACAAAAGCCCTCCCCCTTTAACCTTCCTACCATTTTCAAAAAACTATTTTACACCGGTCTCCATAGCACCACTCCTGGTTCTTGATGGATGAATTCAAAGGAAGTCTGGTTGAAACCACCCATCAGGAATAGTTTGGTAAACATGGAGTCCTCCAGGGCTTTATCCATTATAATGGTGGTGTAAGACCCTTTTTCTCCAATAACCACCAGACTCAACTCACTTTCGCTATCCACAATTTCATTTTTAAGAATCTGATTGCCCTG
This genomic interval carries:
- a CDS encoding CBS domain-containing protein, which encodes MIVRDVMITNMDTIDENESLEEVLKNAVEDGKGSFVVTKEGMKSGIVTTWDVLEAIAQGDDLSEVKAWEVMERDLVTISPSATVKEAAHQMVNHVVWRLLVEEKDEIIGMVSATDIFRVKMAKRY